Proteins from one Oryza sativa Japonica Group chromosome 12, ASM3414082v1 genomic window:
- the LOC4352613 gene encoding probable inactive purple acid phosphatase 1 — protein MIRLWVVVTWLVLWAAAAVHPGEQPLSRIAVERMVLAVNESAHVRASPLVLGLKGETNEWVEVEFFNPNPSNTDWVGVFSPADFSSAICEAYGVPQYYPMLCTAPIKYQYANFNNNGYSKSGKGKLKLQLINQREDFSFALFSGGLENPKLVAVSNKIAFANPKAPVYPRLAQGKSWNEMTVTWTSGYDFKEAVPFVEWGAKGGQRVLSPAGTLTFDRNSMCGAPARTVGWRHPGYIHTSYLKELWPDSLYTYRLGHRLPNGTHIWSKSYSFKASPYPGQDSVQRVVIFGDMGKAEADGSNEFNDFQPGSLNTTYQIIRDLKNIDMVVHIGDICYANGYLSQWDQFTAQIEPIASTVPYMIGMGNHERDWPGTGSFYGNLDSGGECGVPAQTVFYTPAENRAKLWYATDYGMFRFCIANTEEDWRPGTEQYKFIEQCLSSVDRQKQPWLIFLAHRVLGYSSCTFYEEEGTFEEPMGRESLQELWQKYKVDLAFYGHVHNYERTCPVYQNKCVVSGSDHYSGPFTATTHVVVGGAGAGTSDSEFTTSNIKWSYYRDFDYGFVKLTALNHSSLLFEYKKSSDGNVYDHFTISRDYRDILACSIDNCPRTTLAT, from the exons ATGATCAGGCTGTGGGTGGTGGTCACATGGCTGGTTCTTTGGGCCGCAGCTGCGGTGCaccccggggagcagccgctgTCGAGGATTGCCGTCGAGAGGATGGTCCttgccgtcaacgagtcggcaCATGTCAGGGCGTCCCCTTTGGTTCTTGGGCTGAAG GGTGAGACCAATGAATGGGTAGAGGTAGAGTTCTTCAATCCAAACCCCTCCAATACTGACTGGGTTGGAGTGTTTTCTCCTGCTGATTTTAG TTCTGCAATCTGTGAGGCTTATGGTGTTCCACAGTATTACCCAATGCTCTGCACAGCACCTATCAAG TACCAATATGCAAACTTCAATAATAATGGTTATAGTAAGTCTGGGAAGGGCAAACTGAAGCTTCAGTTGATCAACCAGAGGGAGGATTTCTCATTTGCTCTTTTTTCTGGTGGCCTCGAGAAT CCAAAGCTGGTTGCTGTCTCAAACAAGATCGCATTTGCGAATCCGAAGGCGCCTGTTTACCCACGTTTAGCTCAAGGGAAGTCTTGGAATGAA ATGACAGTAACTTGGACAAGTGGGTACGATTTTAAAGAAGCAGTTCCTTTCGTCGAATGGGGCGCGAAAGGGGGACAACGGGTCCTTTCTCCAGCTGGAACATTAACATTTGACAGAAATAGCATGTGTG GTGCACCGGCACGAACTGTCGGTTGGCGCCATCCTGGTTACATTCATACAAGCTACTTGAAAGAACTGTGGCCAGATTCACT GTATACTTACAGACTTGGCCATAGGTTACCAAATGGTACTCACATCTGGAGTAAGTCATACAGCTTCAAAGCATCACCTTATCCTGGGCAAGATTCCGTTCAGAGAGTAGTCATATTTGGAGACATGGGAAAG GCAGAGGCAGACGGTTCAAATGAGTTCAATGACTTCCAGCCAGGATCATTGAACACTACTTACCAGATCATCAGAGACCTGAAAAACATTGACATGGTTGTCCATATTGGGGATATTTGCTATGCAAATGGTTACTTGTCGCAGTGGGATCAGTTCACTGCGCAGATCGAGCCAATTGCTTCGACTGTTCCATACATGATTGGCAT GGGTAATCATGAGAGGGATTGGCCTGGAACTGGTTCATTCTATGGAAACCTTGACTCTGGAGGAGAATGTGGTGTTCCTGCTCAAACTGTATTCTACACTCCTGCTGAGAACCGTGCAAAATTATG GTATGCGACAGACTATGGCATGTTCAGGTTCTGCATTGCTAATACAGAAGAGGACTGGAGGCCAGGGACTGAGCAGTACAAGTTCATCGAGCAATGCCTATCGTCCGTCGACAGGCAGAAGCAGCCATGGCTCATATTCCTTGCGCACCGAGTTCTCGGGTACTCATCCTGCACCTTTTATGAAGAAGAGGGTACATTTGAGGAACCGATGGGCCGAGAATCACTACAGGAGCTTTGGCAGAAGTACAAGGTTGACCTCGCCTTCTATGGCCATGTCCACAACTATGAAAGAACATGCCCAGTCTATCAG AATAAATGTGTTGTTAGTGGTTCAGATCATTACAGTGGTCCTTTCACCGCGACAACACATGTGGTCGTTGGAGGTGCTGGTGCTGGTACCTCCGACTCAGAATTCACCACTTCAAATATCAAATGGAGTTACTACAGGGACTTTGACTACGGTTTTGTCAAGCTCACAGCTTTAAATCATTCATCCTTATTGTTTGAGTACAAGAAAAGCAGTGACGGCAATGTGTATGATCATTTCACAATCTCACGTGATTACCGAGACATCCTGGCTTGTTCAATTGACAACTGTCCTCGGACCACACTGGCTACCTAA